One genomic segment of Hydrocarboniclastica marina includes these proteins:
- the leuC gene encoding 3-isopropylmalate dehydratase large subunit, translated as MTARTLYDKLWDAHVVKQRPDGSALIYIDRHLLHEVTSPQAFEGLRLAGRKPWRIDANIATPDHNVPTTDRVRGVAGIEDPVSKIQVETLDQNCDEFGILEFKMLDQRQGIVHVIGPEQGATLPGMTIVCGDSHTSTHGAFGALAHGIGTSEVEHVLATQTLVQQKMKNMLVRVNGQLGPGVTGKDVVLAVIGRIGTAGGTGHAMEFGGEAIRSLSMEARMSICNMAIEAGARAGLIAADQVTFDYVKGRPFAPKGEHWDQALASWQDLHSDEGAHFDKVIEIDGAAIQPQVSWGTSPEMVVDIGGRVPDPAAEADPIKREGIVRALKYMGLEPNIPVTDIRLDRVFIGSCTNARIEDLREAAKVVKGRKVAATLKQAMVVPGSGLVKAQAEAEGLDKIFLEAGLEWRDPGCSMCLAMNADKLGQGEHCASTSNRNFEGRQGFGGRTHLVSPAMAAAAAIAGHFVDVRQMLN; from the coding sequence ATGACAGCTAGAACGCTTTACGACAAATTATGGGATGCGCATGTGGTAAAACAGCGGCCCGATGGCTCTGCGCTGATCTATATCGACCGGCATCTCCTGCATGAGGTGACGTCCCCCCAGGCCTTCGAAGGTCTGCGGCTGGCGGGGCGTAAGCCCTGGCGTATCGATGCCAATATCGCCACACCGGACCATAACGTACCTACCACCGACCGCGTTCGCGGGGTCGCGGGCATAGAGGATCCCGTCTCTAAAATTCAGGTCGAGACGCTGGATCAGAATTGCGATGAGTTCGGCATTCTCGAGTTCAAGATGCTTGATCAGCGTCAGGGCATCGTCCACGTTATCGGCCCCGAGCAGGGCGCGACGCTGCCGGGCATGACGATTGTCTGCGGCGACTCGCACACTTCAACCCACGGCGCATTCGGCGCTTTGGCCCACGGCATCGGTACGTCCGAGGTCGAACATGTGCTCGCGACCCAGACCCTGGTCCAGCAGAAGATGAAAAACATGCTGGTACGCGTCAATGGCCAGTTGGGCCCAGGCGTGACCGGCAAGGATGTTGTACTGGCGGTTATCGGCCGCATTGGTACCGCCGGCGGCACGGGCCACGCCATGGAGTTCGGCGGCGAAGCGATTCGTTCGCTGTCGATGGAAGCGCGGATGAGTATCTGCAACATGGCTATTGAGGCGGGTGCCCGGGCCGGGCTGATCGCGGCGGACCAGGTCACCTTTGACTACGTCAAGGGCCGGCCCTTCGCACCCAAGGGCGAGCACTGGGATCAGGCGCTGGCGTCCTGGCAGGATCTGCACAGTGACGAGGGTGCGCACTTTGACAAGGTTATCGAGATCGACGGCGCAGCGATTCAGCCGCAGGTTAGCTGGGGCACATCCCCGGAGATGGTCGTCGATATTGGCGGGCGCGTGCCGGACCCGGCGGCGGAGGCGGACCCCATCAAGCGGGAAGGCATAGTCCGGGCACTGAAGTATATGGGTCTTGAGCCCAACATTCCGGTCACGGATATCAGGCTCGACCGCGTTTTTATCGGCTCCTGTACCAATGCGCGTATTGAAGATTTGCGTGAGGCGGCCAAGGTGGTCAAGGGTCGTAAAGTGGCGGCTACGCTCAAGCAGGCCATGGTTGTGCCCGGTTCCGGTCTGGTCAAGGCTCAGGCTGAAGCCGAAGGGCTGGATAAGATCTTCCTGGAGGCGGGGCTGGAGTGGCGTGATCCGGGCTGCTCGATGTGTCTGGCGATGAACGCCGATAAACTGGGGCAGGGCGAGCATTGCGCCTCCACCTCCAACCGCAATTTTGAAGGTCGGCAGGGGTTTGGCGGTCGAACCCATTTGGTAAGCCCCGCCATGGCCGCCGCCGCCGCGATAGCCGGCCATTTCGTCGACGTCAGGCAGATGCTGAACTGA
- the prmB gene encoding 50S ribosomal protein L3 N(5)-glutamine methyltransferase: MSSYDLKDGLDASPINALLTVRDWLRFAVSRFEAGGIFFGHGTDNAWDEAVQLVLRSLHLPLDNNAVYLDARLTVPERERLLDRIMRRVDDRVPTAYLLGEAWFMGLPFTVDERVLVPRSPIGELLAAELEPWLGQVPVNRILDLCTGSGCIGIAAAYVFPEAEVELADISAGALEVAQANIHRHEMQGRITTRQSDLFDSLEGRYDVILSNPPYVDAADLASMPEEFRHEPVLGLEAGTDGLDLAHRIIAGAREHLTADGLLVVEVGNSWTALEAAYPSLPLTWVEFEQGGGGVFVISARDLPQ, from the coding sequence TTGAGCAGCTACGATCTAAAAGACGGTCTTGACGCGTCTCCGATAAACGCGCTTTTAACGGTACGAGACTGGCTGCGGTTCGCCGTCTCCCGGTTCGAAGCGGGAGGCATTTTCTTCGGTCACGGGACTGACAATGCCTGGGACGAAGCTGTGCAGCTGGTGCTGCGCTCACTGCATCTTCCGCTCGACAATAACGCCGTATATCTTGATGCCCGTCTGACTGTCCCCGAAAGAGAGCGTCTGCTCGACCGAATCATGCGCCGTGTTGATGACCGCGTGCCAACAGCCTATCTGTTGGGCGAAGCCTGGTTTATGGGCCTGCCTTTTACGGTGGACGAGCGCGTGCTGGTGCCCCGCTCGCCCATTGGAGAGCTCCTCGCTGCGGAGCTTGAGCCCTGGCTTGGGCAGGTACCGGTAAATCGGATACTGGACCTGTGCACGGGGAGCGGCTGCATCGGTATAGCCGCGGCGTATGTGTTCCCTGAGGCTGAGGTCGAGCTGGCCGATATCTCAGCAGGCGCGCTGGAAGTCGCCCAGGCCAATATTCATCGTCACGAGATGCAGGGGCGGATCACGACCCGGCAGTCGGACCTCTTCGATAGCCTGGAAGGGCGTTATGACGTCATCCTCAGCAACCCGCCCTACGTGGACGCCGCTGATCTCGCGTCTATGCCGGAGGAGTTTCGCCATGAGCCCGTGCTGGGTCTCGAGGCCGGCACGGATGGGCTCGACTTGGCCCATCGGATTATCGCAGGAGCGCGCGAACATCTGACAGCCGATGGGCTACTTGTCGTCGAGGTGGGTAATAGCTGGACTGCGCTGGAGGCGGCGTATCCCAGTCTGCCACTGACCTGGGTCGAGTTCGAGCAGGGCGGTGGTGGCGTCTTTGTTATCAGCGCGCGTGATCTGCCCCAATAG
- the aroC gene encoding chorismate synthase yields the protein MSGNTFGKSFTVTTFGESHGPALGCIVDGCPPGLELTVEDLQGELDRRRPGTSRHTTQRQEPDTVRILSGVFEGKTTGTPIGLLIENVDQKSKDYGKIKDQFRPAHADYTYQHKYGIRDHRGGGRSSARETAMRVAAGAIARKYLQERLGIRIFGGLTALGPIEIQPVDWEAAKTNPFFCPDPSRLQELEDYMDALRKEGNSIGARITVIAEGVPPGLGEPVFDRLDADLAHGLMSINAVKGVEIGAGFASVGQKGTEHRDEMSPEGFRSNQAGGVLGGISSGQPIIASIALKPTSSLRLPGQSIDKEGNACEVITTGRHDPCVGIRATPIAEAMLALVLMDHWLRHRAQNADVVPGTPDIGRGSTWRP from the coding sequence ATGTCTGGAAACACCTTCGGAAAGAGTTTCACAGTGACTACGTTCGGTGAGAGCCACGGCCCCGCATTGGGCTGTATCGTCGATGGCTGCCCGCCTGGTCTCGAGCTGACAGTAGAGGACCTCCAGGGTGAACTCGACCGGCGCCGCCCGGGTACTTCACGCCATACGACACAGCGGCAGGAGCCTGACACGGTCCGGATCCTGTCGGGGGTTTTCGAAGGCAAAACGACGGGCACGCCCATTGGCCTGCTGATCGAGAACGTCGACCAGAAATCCAAGGACTACGGCAAGATCAAGGACCAGTTCCGCCCAGCTCACGCCGACTACACCTACCAGCATAAATACGGCATCCGCGATCACCGCGGCGGTGGCCGCTCTTCTGCTCGCGAAACCGCCATGCGCGTGGCGGCCGGGGCCATAGCGCGTAAATACCTGCAGGAAAGGCTCGGGATCCGCATATTCGGCGGTTTGACCGCGCTGGGGCCCATTGAGATCCAGCCTGTCGACTGGGAAGCGGCCAAAACCAACCCTTTCTTCTGCCCCGACCCGAGTCGCCTGCAGGAACTCGAGGACTACATGGATGCGCTGCGCAAGGAAGGCAACTCTATCGGTGCCCGCATAACCGTGATTGCGGAAGGTGTGCCGCCCGGACTGGGTGAGCCGGTGTTTGACCGCCTCGATGCGGATCTGGCCCACGGCCTGATGAGCATCAATGCGGTTAAGGGTGTGGAGATCGGCGCAGGGTTTGCCAGTGTGGGTCAGAAAGGGACCGAGCACCGGGACGAGATGAGTCCTGAGGGCTTCCGGTCCAACCAGGCCGGTGGGGTCCTTGGAGGGATTTCCTCGGGCCAGCCCATTATTGCATCAATAGCCCTCAAGCCAACGTCGAGCCTGCGATTGCCCGGCCAGAGCATTGATAAAGAGGGCAACGCATGCGAAGTAATTACCACAGGACGGCACGACCCCTGCGTTGGCATTCGCGCTACACCCATCGCTGAAGCCATGCTGGCGCTGGTTCTTATGGATCACTGGCTCAGGCATCGCGCCCAGAATGCTGATGTGGTGCCAGGTACGCCGGATATTGGCCGCGGCTCCACCTGGCGGCCGTAA
- the leuD gene encoding 3-isopropylmalate dehydratase small subunit, with translation MRAFTQHTGIVAPIDRANVDTDMIIPKQFLKSIKRTGFGKNLFDELRYLDEGKPDQDCSQRPLNPDFVLNQARYGEASVLLARRNFGCGSSREHAPWALEDFGFRAIIAPSFADIFYNNCFKNGLLPIVLDEKTVDELFAESEANPGFSLTIDLERQRVLKADGTALAFEVDSFRRHCLLNGLDDIGVTLEDADAIQAYEAQRRKDAPWLFDAFKTH, from the coding sequence ATGAGAGCTTTTACTCAACACACCGGCATCGTCGCGCCTATTGACCGCGCCAATGTCGACACGGACATGATCATCCCGAAGCAGTTTCTGAAGTCCATCAAACGCACGGGTTTCGGCAAGAATCTGTTTGATGAACTGCGTTATCTGGATGAAGGGAAACCAGACCAGGACTGCAGTCAGCGTCCGCTCAACCCCGATTTTGTACTGAATCAGGCGCGCTACGGTGAGGCCAGTGTGCTGCTGGCGCGCCGTAACTTTGGCTGTGGTTCAAGCCGGGAACACGCGCCCTGGGCGCTGGAAGACTTCGGGTTCCGAGCGATTATCGCCCCAAGCTTCGCTGATATTTTCTATAACAACTGCTTTAAGAACGGCCTGTTACCCATTGTACTGGATGAAAAAACTGTCGATGAGCTTTTTGCGGAGTCGGAGGCGAACCCCGGATTCTCGCTGACTATCGATCTGGAGCGCCAGCGGGTATTGAAAGCGGACGGCACTGCACTTGCGTTTGAAGTAGACAGCTTTCGCCGTCACTGCCTGCTCAACGGGCTGGATGATATCGGCGTAACGCTCGAAGATGCCGATGCTATCCAGGCTTATGAGGCCCAGCGCCGGAAGGACGCGCCTTGGCTGTTCGATGCCTTTAAAACGCACTGA
- a CDS encoding LysR family transcriptional regulator codes for MESQLLRAFVAIVDQGSFSGAAEKLHLTQPAVSKRLATLESHLGQLLIERGQRRPVVTDAGRTLLPFARRILDESHNAQMALAGAHLEPGGELSVITSHHIGLHHLPRWLKVYTQRYPVVELNLKFMESERGFEALRSREAELAFVTLNDTLVEQFEIYHRWADPMRFVVAPDHPLAKTNPCRLKDLAGHRAILPAPFTATYQRVSQLFMQQGLPLNAQMPTNYLETIKMMTSVGLGWSILPLTMVDEHLVVVPVEEAPTRDLGAVGLRNRQLGVSAQALIDVAREGAAG; via the coding sequence ATGGAAAGCCAGCTTCTCAGGGCCTTCGTGGCCATTGTCGATCAGGGCTCGTTCTCAGGCGCTGCAGAAAAGCTGCACCTGACTCAACCCGCAGTCAGCAAACGGCTGGCCACGCTGGAAAGTCATCTCGGCCAGCTACTCATTGAAAGAGGCCAACGCAGGCCCGTAGTCACCGATGCCGGCCGGACACTACTCCCGTTCGCGCGCCGCATTCTCGACGAATCCCATAATGCACAAATGGCCCTGGCCGGGGCGCACCTGGAACCCGGGGGCGAGCTGAGTGTTATAACCAGTCACCATATTGGCCTGCATCACTTACCCCGCTGGCTCAAGGTCTACACCCAGCGCTACCCTGTCGTCGAACTGAACCTGAAGTTCATGGAGTCAGAACGGGGGTTTGAGGCGTTGCGAAGCCGGGAAGCCGAACTGGCGTTCGTTACCCTGAATGACACACTGGTGGAACAGTTCGAGATTTATCACCGCTGGGCAGACCCTATGCGATTCGTTGTCGCCCCAGACCATCCGCTAGCGAAAACGAACCCCTGCCGGTTAAAGGATCTGGCCGGGCATCGGGCCATCCTGCCGGCGCCCTTCACCGCAACATACCAGCGCGTGTCTCAGCTTTTCATGCAACAGGGATTGCCGTTAAACGCCCAGATGCCGACCAACTATCTGGAAACGATCAAGATGATGACGTCGGTCGGCCTGGGCTGGTCGATCTTGCCGTTGACCATGGTAGACGAGCATCTGGTGGTGGTGCCTGTAGAGGAGGCGCCGACGCGGGACCTGGGCGCGGTAGGCCTGCGCAACCGCCAGCTCGGAGTATCAGCCCAGGCCCTGATAGATGTCGCGCGTGAAGGCGCCGCGGGCTAA